One region of Bacillus pumilus genomic DNA includes:
- a CDS encoding fumarylacetoacetate hydrolase family protein yields the protein MKFFTGEIHSRMFIGVVIDDEWVMDVKKAEVKLFELETLPNSLAECIHMGDKFVEHVKQLLDWAEKKEEDRGSYVYPLSDVKLHAPIPKPAKNIMCVGKNYQDHVMEMGSAADIPKDVMIFTKAPTSVVGHEADIHLHEDVTSELDYEGELAIVMGKSGKNIAPEEVRDYLFGYTILNDVTARDLQKKHKQFFIGKSLDTTCPIGPYIVHKSMIEDHGALHVETKINGEVRQSASTELMIFAIEDIVSTLSKGMTLEAGDIIATGTPSGVGKGFEPPKFLVSGDRIDITIEPIGTLSNRVK from the coding sequence ATGAAGTTTTTTACAGGTGAGATACATAGCAGGATGTTTATTGGGGTGGTCATTGATGATGAATGGGTCATGGACGTCAAAAAGGCAGAAGTCAAATTATTTGAGCTTGAGACACTGCCAAACTCTTTAGCTGAATGTATTCATATGGGGGACAAGTTTGTTGAGCATGTCAAACAGCTCCTTGACTGGGCTGAGAAAAAAGAAGAGGATCGCGGTTCTTATGTATATCCGCTGTCGGACGTGAAACTCCATGCGCCGATTCCAAAGCCAGCTAAAAACATCATGTGTGTTGGAAAGAATTATCAAGATCATGTCATGGAGATGGGAAGTGCAGCGGATATTCCTAAAGATGTGATGATCTTTACAAAGGCACCTACTTCAGTCGTTGGACATGAAGCGGATATCCACCTTCATGAAGATGTGACGAGTGAACTGGATTATGAAGGGGAGCTTGCGATCGTGATGGGCAAATCAGGGAAGAATATTGCACCTGAAGAGGTCCGCGATTATCTATTTGGTTACACCATTTTAAATGACGTAACGGCAAGAGATTTACAGAAAAAACACAAACAATTTTTCATAGGTAAAAGCTTAGATACAACCTGCCCGATAGGACCTTATATTGTGCATAAGTCAATGATCGAGGATCATGGCGCGCTCCATGTGGAAACAAAGATAAATGGAGAGGTTCGTCAGTCTGCCAGTACGGAATTGATGATCTTCGCCATCGAGGATATTGTCTCCACTCTTTCAAAAGGGATGACACTAGAAGCGGGTGACATCATTGCAACGGGAACACCTTCTGGGGTTGGCAAAGGCTTTGAACCGCCTAAATTTTTAGTTTCAGGGGATCGAATCGACATCACCATTGAACCGATTGGGACGCTATCAAATCGCGTCAAATAA
- a CDS encoding YisL family protein → MGTHLHITAWVLGIILFFVAFALAGKNDKGAKIVHMIVRLLYLIIIATGVELYVRTGMKIPGFGGEYIGKMIFGILVIGFMEMVLVRKKKGKSVTGVLIGFIVLAIVTILLGLRLPIGFHIF, encoded by the coding sequence ATGGGAACGCATTTACATATTACAGCATGGGTGCTAGGAATTATTTTATTCTTCGTGGCCTTTGCTCTAGCAGGTAAAAACGACAAAGGTGCTAAAATTGTGCACATGATTGTCAGACTATTGTACTTGATCATTATCGCCACAGGCGTAGAGCTGTATGTTCGCACAGGAATGAAGATTCCAGGTTTCGGTGGCGAGTATATCGGTAAAATGATTTTCGGTATCCTTGTGATCGGCTTCATGGAAATGGTTCTTGTACGCAAGAAAAAAGGAAAATCGGTGACTGGTGTATTGATTGGTTTTATCGTACTCGCGATTGTGACCATTCTTCTCGGTTTACGTCTGCCGATTGGTTTTCATATCTTTTAA
- a CDS encoding DUF2777 family protein, whose translation MEKRMKQLERCSRRWCSGYLLIENGHCLIEDEEGEIMLPESLQSTMICLKDNDRWTKGELLGSMILHESGQLLEVRGGEVIQYTASLAKGWLDLLMFVPENVFYEIIAQVEQLGFSVYDCVFSSFHSFQRVSFFQFSTDTQSLALQCHHDSAAGQIRFEWTTSDGHRSVSQFEGI comes from the coding sequence ATGGAAAAACGAATGAAGCAGCTTGAACGTTGCAGCCGAAGATGGTGTAGCGGGTATTTACTCATTGAAAACGGGCATTGTCTGATTGAAGATGAAGAAGGAGAAATCATGCTACCAGAAAGTCTTCAAAGCACGATGATCTGTTTGAAGGATAATGACAGGTGGACAAAAGGGGAACTGCTCGGCTCCATGATCCTTCATGAAAGTGGACAGCTGTTAGAAGTACGAGGCGGTGAAGTGATTCAATATACAGCATCACTTGCCAAAGGATGGCTTGACCTCCTGATGTTCGTTCCTGAAAACGTCTTTTATGAAATCATTGCACAGGTAGAGCAGCTTGGCTTTTCTGTCTACGATTGTGTTTTCTCTTCCTTTCATTCTTTTCAACGAGTTTCTTTCTTTCAGTTTTCGACAGATACACAATCACTTGCCCTTCAATGTCACCACGACTCCGCCGCAGGTCAAATTCGTTTTGAATGGACCACTTCTGACGGTCACCGGTCAGTTTCGCAATTTGAAGGCATATAA
- the asnB gene encoding asparagine synthase (glutamine-hydrolyzing) → MCGITGWADFKKQLIQQDHVINQMTDTLSKRGPDDTNTWKSEHVLFGHKRLAVVDVEGGKQPMTYTHQNHAYTVVYNGELYNTEDIRKELLKRGHRFLGHSDTEVLLHAYTEWKEECVTHFNGIFAFVIWDSERELLFAGRDRLGVKPFFYTERHHSFLFGSEIKALLAHPDMKAKVDHEGLSEIFGLGPSRTPGQGVFKGVKELRPAHALTFSKGGLRVWRYWNVESKAHTDSLDDTAQHVKDLFTDAVTRQLVSDVPVCTFLSGGVDSSAITAIAAKHFEKIGKAPLHTYSVDYEGNDQFFEASQFQPNADGPWIDRMTKAFQTNHHSCIIGQQELAAYLKEAVEVRDLPGMADIDSSLLWFCREIKKDFVVGLSGECADEIFGGYPWFHTANETNGFPWMRSTEARTQLLQDSWQKKLSLKEYAQSKYEETVAETPLLDGETGVDKARRELFYLNMVWFMTTLLDRKDRMSMGASLEVRVPFADHRLVEYVWNIPWEMKMHGNREKGVLRKALEGILPNEVLYRKKSPYPKTHHPAYTQAVKEMLTDCLAQKDSVLHEFLDPNQLKQLIETEGASFQVPWYGQLMKGPQLIAHLAQIHHWFETYRIDIEA, encoded by the coding sequence ATGTGTGGAATAACAGGCTGGGCAGACTTTAAAAAGCAGCTCATCCAACAGGATCATGTAATCAATCAAATGACAGATACATTATCTAAAAGAGGGCCAGACGATACAAATACGTGGAAAAGTGAGCACGTTCTATTTGGACATAAAAGGTTAGCGGTTGTAGATGTAGAAGGCGGAAAGCAGCCGATGACATATACACATCAAAACCATGCTTATACCGTTGTATACAATGGAGAGCTCTATAACACAGAGGATATAAGAAAAGAATTGTTAAAAAGAGGCCACCGCTTTCTTGGGCATTCTGATACAGAGGTACTTCTTCACGCCTACACAGAATGGAAGGAAGAGTGTGTGACCCATTTTAATGGTATTTTTGCATTTGTGATTTGGGATAGTGAGCGTGAATTATTATTTGCAGGGAGAGACCGGCTCGGCGTCAAGCCATTTTTCTATACAGAACGTCATCATTCCTTTTTATTTGGTTCAGAAATCAAAGCGCTTCTTGCTCACCCTGATATGAAAGCAAAAGTCGATCATGAGGGATTATCGGAGATCTTTGGCTTAGGACCGTCTAGAACACCAGGGCAAGGAGTGTTTAAAGGGGTAAAAGAGCTAAGACCTGCTCATGCCTTGACCTTTTCAAAAGGCGGACTGCGTGTGTGGAGATACTGGAATGTCGAAAGCAAGGCGCATACGGACTCACTTGATGACACCGCACAGCACGTCAAGGATCTCTTTACAGATGCCGTCACAAGGCAGCTCGTCTCTGATGTGCCTGTATGTACATTTTTATCGGGTGGCGTCGATTCGAGTGCCATTACTGCCATTGCCGCTAAGCACTTTGAGAAAATAGGGAAAGCACCGCTTCATACGTATTCTGTTGACTACGAAGGGAATGATCAATTCTTTGAAGCAAGTCAATTCCAGCCGAATGCGGACGGTCCATGGATTGACCGCATGACCAAGGCGTTTCAAACGAATCATCACAGCTGCATCATTGGACAACAGGAGCTGGCTGCTTATTTAAAGGAAGCGGTTGAGGTCCGAGACTTACCGGGTATGGCAGATATTGATTCTTCCTTGCTTTGGTTCTGTCGAGAAATTAAAAAGGACTTTGTTGTGGGTTTGTCAGGTGAATGTGCGGATGAAATTTTTGGAGGTTATCCTTGGTTCCATACCGCAAATGAAACGAATGGTTTTCCTTGGATGAGATCGACGGAAGCTAGAACGCAGCTCTTACAAGACTCGTGGCAAAAGAAGCTGTCACTAAAAGAATATGCACAAAGCAAATATGAAGAAACCGTGGCGGAAACGCCTCTTTTAGATGGAGAAACTGGAGTAGATAAAGCCCGGAGAGAACTTTTTTACTTAAATATGGTTTGGTTTATGACAACGCTGCTAGATCGAAAAGACCGAATGAGTATGGGGGCGAGTCTTGAGGTACGTGTGCCATTTGCGGACCATCGTCTTGTCGAATATGTGTGGAATATTCCTTGGGAAATGAAAATGCATGGAAATCGTGAAAAAGGGGTTTTAAGGAAAGCATTAGAGGGAATTTTACCGAATGAAGTGCTTTATCGCAAGAAGAGTCCTTATCCGAAAACACATCATCCAGCTTATACCCAGGCTGTGAAAGAGATGTTAACAGATTGCCTTGCGCAAAAAGATTCTGTTCTTCACGAATTTCTAGATCCGAATCAATTAAAGCAGCTCATTGAAACGGAAGGAGCTTCCTTTCAAGTCCCTTGGTATGGC